One part of the [Synechococcus] sp. NIES-970 genome encodes these proteins:
- the aspA gene encoding aspartate ammonia-lyase: MLIEQAKMSADFRIEKDSMGDRQIPNDAYYGIQTLRATENFPISGLKPLPTYVDACVLIKKATAIANSELGCIPENLATAIVQACDEVLQGRLRDQFIVDVYQAGAGTSHHMNINEVLANRALELLGGEKGDYKTVSPNDHVNYGQSTNDVIPTAIRIGALLALEHCLYPALSEAIATLDNKAAEFAHIVKSGRTHMQDAVPVRLGEGFRAWAEILTAHLGRIETAAKDLTILGLGGSASGTGLNTHPQYRFRVAEILSELIGQPLTSAPHLMAAMQSMAPFVNVSGSLRNLAQDLVKISHDLRLMDSGPNTGFKEIQLPPVQPGSSIMPGKYNPVMAEMTSMVCFQVMGYDTAIAFAAQAGQLELNVMMPLIAYDLIHSIEILGNTIKALSEKCLAGITANEQRCHNYAESSLSLVTALNTHIGYLNAADVAKESLQTGKTLRQIVLERGLMDEATLAQVLDLEKMSQLPTN, from the coding sequence ATGTTGATTGAGCAAGCCAAGATGAGCGCCGATTTTCGCATTGAAAAAGATTCTATGGGCGATCGCCAAATCCCCAATGATGCCTACTATGGGATTCAGACCCTGCGGGCGACGGAAAATTTTCCCATTAGTGGTCTAAAACCACTGCCCACCTATGTGGATGCCTGCGTTTTGATTAAAAAAGCGACGGCGATCGCAAACAGTGAATTGGGTTGCATTCCCGAAAATCTGGCCACTGCTATTGTGCAAGCCTGCGATGAAGTGCTCCAGGGCCGTCTGCGCGACCAATTTATTGTCGATGTCTACCAAGCCGGGGCTGGCACATCCCATCACATGAACATTAACGAGGTTTTGGCGAACCGTGCCCTCGAACTTCTCGGTGGCGAAAAAGGCGATTACAAAACCGTCAGCCCCAACGACCATGTGAACTACGGCCAATCTACCAATGATGTCATCCCCACAGCCATCCGCATTGGGGCATTACTCGCGTTAGAACATTGTTTATATCCCGCCCTTTCAGAGGCGATCGCCACTTTAGATAATAAGGCCGCCGAATTTGCCCACATCGTCAAATCAGGACGAACCCACATGCAGGATGCCGTTCCGGTACGCTTAGGAGAAGGGTTCCGGGCTTGGGCGGAAATTTTAACCGCCCACCTGGGACGGATCGAAACCGCCGCCAAGGATTTAACCATCTTGGGCTTGGGGGGTAGTGCTTCTGGTACAGGTTTAAACACCCATCCCCAATACCGTTTTCGGGTGGCAGAAATTCTCAGTGAACTCATTGGCCAACCCTTAACTTCTGCTCCTCACCTCATGGCAGCGATGCAGAGTATGGCACCTTTTGTGAATGTCTCGGGTTCTCTGCGCAATCTGGCCCAAGATTTGGTGAAAATCTCCCATGACCTGCGCCTAATGGATTCAGGGCCAAATACGGGTTTTAAGGAAATCCAACTGCCCCCAGTCCAACCGGGTTCCTCAATTATGCCGGGGAAATATAATCCGGTGATGGCAGAAATGACCTCTATGGTGTGCTTTCAGGTGATGGGCTATGATACGGCGATCGCCTTTGCCGCCCAGGCGGGACAACTGGAGCTAAATGTGATGATGCCCCTGATCGCCTATGACCTGATCCACAGCATCGAAATTCTCGGCAATACGATCAAAGCCCTCAGTGAAAAATGTTTGGCTGGGATCACGGCCAATGAGCAGCGGTGTCACAATTATGCCGAAAGTAGTCTTTCCCTTGTGACGGCCTTAAATACCCACATCGGTTATCTCAACGCCGCCGATGTGGCGAAGGAGTCCCTACAAACGGGGAAAACCCTGCGGCAAATTGTCCTTGAACGGGGCCTGATGGATGAAGCAACCCTCGCCCAAGTGCTTGACCTCGAAAAAATGAGCCAGTTACCCACCAATTAA
- the rpmI gene encoding ribosomal protein L35 encodes MPKLKTRRAAAKRFKLTGSGKKIARRKAFKNHLLDHKSAEQKHRRLSGMALVDKADEKNVRLMLPYA; translated from the coding sequence ATGCCTAAACTCAAGACCCGCCGCGCTGCTGCAAAGCGATTCAAGCTGACTGGTAGCGGCAAGAAAATCGCGCGCCGCAAAGCGTTCAAGAATCACCTCCTCGATCACAAGAGCGCAGAACAGAAGCACCGTCGTCTGTCTGGAATGGCCCTTGTAGACAAAGCAGATGAAAAAAATGTCCGCCTAATGCTTCCCTACGCCTAG
- the rplT gene encoding ribosomal protein L20: protein MPRVKRGNVARKRRKKILKLAKGFRGSHSKLFRTANQQVMKALRNAYRDRRKKKRDFRRLWIVRVNAAARLNGLSYSQLTGQLKKANIEINRKMLAELAVVDPQAFAKVVEAAKAA, encoded by the coding sequence ATGCCAAGAGTCAAGCGCGGTAACGTCGCCCGTAAGCGTCGTAAAAAAATTCTTAAGTTAGCGAAAGGCTTCCGGGGTTCTCATTCCAAGCTCTTCCGCACAGCAAATCAGCAGGTTATGAAGGCATTGCGGAATGCTTACCGCGATCGCCGGAAGAAAAAGCGCGATTTTCGTCGTTTATGGATTGTCCGGGTCAATGCGGCTGCCCGGCTCAATGGTTTGTCCTACAGTCAACTGACTGGTCAGCTGAAGAAAGCCAATATCGAGATCAACCGTAAGATGCTTGCTGAACTAGCGGTTGTTGATCCTCAGGCATTTGCTAAGGTCGTCGAAGCCGCCAAAGCTGCCTAG
- a CDS encoding ABC transporter, ATP-binding subunit, producing MASVTFEQVTKRFDDFVAVNNLNLKIEDGEFLVFVGPSGCGKTTSLRLLAGLESITAGQICIGDRSVNHLSPKDRDIAMVFQSYALYPHMSVYENMAFSLQLQGIKKGEIRKRVQGAAAQLGIEKLLHRKPKELSGGQRQRVAVGRAIVRKPAVFLMDEPLSNLDAKLRVQARKEISKLHQDLNTTFVYVTHDQVEAMTMGDRIAVMKDGILQQIDSPSNLYNHPSNMFVAGFIGSPAMNFFEVEQAISNGKPSLKLAENSISIPDYLPQFMVDGGVTFKDRPLTLGIRPEDIYHPQYLPADIVTIAIKATVNLLEMMGNELIVYLETANQIEFVARFDPRATVKRGEVLNVLWDVNRLYLFDREMETVLM from the coding sequence ATGGCTAGCGTAACCTTTGAGCAGGTGACGAAGCGATTTGATGATTTTGTCGCTGTCAACAACCTCAACCTAAAGATCGAGGATGGTGAATTTTTAGTATTTGTCGGGCCCTCAGGCTGTGGCAAAACGACTTCCCTGCGTCTTTTGGCCGGGCTTGAATCGATTACCGCTGGGCAAATTTGCATTGGCGATCGCTCGGTGAATCACCTTTCCCCAAAAGACCGCGACATTGCGATGGTGTTCCAATCCTACGCCCTCTATCCCCACATGAGCGTCTACGAAAATATGGCGTTCAGTCTGCAATTGCAAGGGATTAAAAAAGGGGAGATTCGCAAGCGAGTCCAGGGGGCAGCAGCGCAACTGGGCATCGAAAAATTATTGCACCGTAAACCCAAAGAACTTTCTGGGGGACAGCGGCAACGGGTCGCTGTAGGGCGGGCGATCGTCCGTAAACCCGCTGTCTTCCTGATGGATGAACCCCTCTCGAACCTCGATGCAAAATTACGGGTCCAAGCCCGTAAAGAAATTAGTAAACTGCACCAAGACCTGAATACCACGTTTGTCTATGTCACCCATGACCAAGTGGAAGCGATGACCATGGGCGATCGCATTGCAGTGATGAAGGATGGCATTTTGCAGCAAATCGATAGTCCGAGTAATCTCTATAACCATCCTAGTAATATGTTTGTCGCCGGATTTATTGGTAGTCCGGCGATGAATTTTTTTGAGGTCGAACAGGCGATCAGCAATGGAAAACCGTCCTTAAAACTGGCTGAAAATTCAATCTCAATTCCCGATTATTTGCCGCAGTTCATGGTGGATGGTGGGGTCACCTTTAAAGACCGTCCCCTTACCCTAGGGATTCGTCCTGAAGATATTTATCATCCCCAATATCTGCCCGCTGATATTGTCACCATCGCGATCAAAGCGACGGTGAATTTACTAGAAATGATGGGGAATGAACTGATTGTTTACCTTGAGACAGCCAATCAGATCGAGTTTGTCGCGCGGTTTGACCCCCGTGCTACGGTAAAACGGGGAGAAGTCCTCAATGTGTTGTGGGATGTCAATCGTTTGTATCTCTTTGATCGAGAGATGGAAACGGTACTCATGTAA
- a CDS encoding ABC transporter, permease subunit, translated as MACFFSKLICYESFGKKEIQSVTEVMMEFWARLLNVVLAIAIGCGGVIGLFYLANIGINALPKPWNRRLLPWVYISPALLLLSAYLILPTVQTFYLSFFDGRSQNFVGVQNYIFAFSDPAMLEAFRNNLLWLTLVTGVSVSLGLIIAVLVDKVPYEPIIKSLIFLPMAISFVGASVIWRFIYAYKPAGADQIGILNALLVTFGFEPVGWIVEQSVNNFALIAIMIWLYTGFAMVILSSAVKGIPEEVIEAARIDGANSWQIFWRITIPMIRSTILVVSTTIIILVLKVFDIVFVMTGGNFGTEVIASRMIKEMFNYRNFGRGSAIAIVLLIFIIPVMVSNIQRFRAQER; from the coding sequence ATGGCTTGTTTTTTTTCAAAATTGATTTGCTATGAATCCTTTGGCAAAAAGGAAATTCAATCCGTAACGGAGGTCATGATGGAATTCTGGGCACGTCTCTTGAACGTCGTCTTGGCGATCGCCATCGGCTGTGGCGGCGTCATTGGCTTATTTTATTTAGCAAACATCGGGATTAATGCTCTGCCGAAACCTTGGAATCGGCGGCTCTTGCCCTGGGTTTATATTTCCCCGGCACTGCTACTCCTGTCTGCTTACTTAATTTTGCCGACGGTGCAAACTTTTTATCTCAGTTTCTTTGACGGGCGATCGCAAAACTTTGTCGGCGTACAAAATTATATTTTTGCCTTTAGTGATCCGGCGATGTTGGAGGCTTTTAGAAATAATCTGCTCTGGCTGACTTTGGTTACAGGGGTGAGTGTTAGTTTGGGTTTAATTATTGCGGTCCTCGTTGATAAGGTGCCCTATGAACCCATCATTAAATCACTAATTTTTTTGCCGATGGCCATTTCCTTTGTGGGGGCCAGTGTGATCTGGCGATTTATCTATGCCTACAAACCAGCCGGGGCTGATCAAATTGGAATTTTAAATGCGCTCCTGGTGACTTTTGGCTTTGAACCTGTGGGCTGGATTGTCGAACAGTCAGTGAATAATTTCGCCTTGATTGCGATCATGATCTGGCTCTATACAGGCTTTGCGATGGTGATCCTTTCGTCTGCGGTCAAAGGTATTCCTGAAGAAGTGATCGAAGCGGCCCGCATCGATGGGGCGAACAGTTGGCAAATTTTTTGGCGCATTACGATCCCCATGATTCGTTCAACGATTTTGGTAGTGAGCACCACGATTATTATTTTGGTGCTGAAGGTGTTCGATATTGTTTTTGTGATGACGGGCGGCAATTTTGGGACGGAAGTGATTGCCAGCCGGATGATCAAAGAAATGTTTAACTACCGAAATTTTGGGCGAGGCAGCGCGATCGCCATTGTGCTGCTTATTTTCATTATCCCGGTGATGGTCAGTAATATTCAACGGTTTAGGGCACAGGAGAGATGA
- a CDS encoding ABC transporter, periplasmic binding protein — MLFLNQKILFNVPILAIGAVVGLAACGQPTTEGDDNARGTPQVTMVGVMVGEQQEKIEAALAPFTEATGIEVVYEGTDTFATTLPIRVDSGNPPDLAMFPQPGLMADFAREGRLVPLTEFMSLEDLQAAYDESWLQLGSVDDVPYGVWYRASVKSLVWYSPQQFAANGYEIPTTWDEMLALGDRLISEDKTPWCIGMESGDATGWVGTDWVEDIMLRTAGPEVYDQWINHEIPFNDPAVENALNLFGEIVRNEASVYGGMVSVLSTPFGDSIQGLFGEDPNCYMHRQANFIEAFLPAEINLNEDVDVFPLPPINPDQGLPILVAGDVVAMFNDTPEARQLMEYLASETPHEVAASLGGYLSPRQGIDLALYPTDLSRKQAEILNNADVIRFDGSDMMPGAVGTGTFWSGMVDYVGGTDAATVLTNIENSWPD, encoded by the coding sequence ATGCTTTTTTTAAACCAGAAAATTCTGTTTAATGTACCGATCCTTGCGATTGGTGCCGTTGTCGGTTTAGCCGCCTGTGGCCAACCCACAACCGAGGGGGATGACAATGCAAGGGGTACACCACAGGTCACCATGGTCGGGGTGATGGTCGGTGAGCAGCAGGAAAAGATCGAAGCAGCCCTTGCCCCTTTTACGGAAGCAACGGGCATTGAAGTGGTCTACGAAGGCACTGACACCTTTGCCACCACCCTGCCGATTCGGGTTGATTCGGGTAATCCGCCCGATCTAGCAATGTTTCCCCAGCCAGGCTTGATGGCGGATTTTGCCCGGGAAGGGAGGTTAGTGCCCCTCACAGAATTTATGAGTCTTGAGGATTTGCAGGCGGCCTACGATGAATCATGGCTCCAGCTCGGTAGTGTGGATGATGTGCCCTATGGGGTTTGGTATCGAGCTTCGGTCAAAAGTTTGGTCTGGTACAGTCCCCAGCAGTTTGCTGCAAATGGCTATGAGATTCCGACCACTTGGGATGAAATGTTGGCCTTGGGCGATCGCCTAATATCTGAAGACAAAACCCCCTGGTGTATCGGCATGGAAAGCGGTGATGCCACAGGTTGGGTCGGCACTGATTGGGTCGAAGATATTATGCTGCGTACCGCCGGCCCCGAGGTGTATGACCAGTGGATTAACCATGAAATCCCCTTTAATGACCCAGCAGTGGAAAATGCGCTCAATCTTTTCGGAGAAATCGTGCGCAATGAAGCATCTGTCTATGGCGGCATGGTGAGTGTTTTGAGTACGCCTTTTGGAGATTCGATCCAGGGTTTATTTGGCGAAGACCCCAATTGCTACATGCATCGGCAAGCCAACTTTATCGAGGCATTTTTACCCGCAGAGATTAACCTCAATGAAGATGTGGATGTGTTCCCCCTACCGCCGATCAACCCCGACCAAGGTTTGCCGATTTTAGTCGCAGGCGATGTGGTGGCCATGTTTAATGACACCCCAGAAGCGCGGCAGTTGATGGAATATCTCGCCAGTGAAACGCCCCACGAGGTGGCGGCCAGTTTGGGGGGCTATCTCTCGCCCCGGCAGGGCATTGATCTGGCCCTTTATCCCACAGATCTGAGTCGGAAACAGGCAGAAATTCTGAATAATGCGGATGTGATTCGCTTTGATGGGTCGGATATGATGCCCGGTGCGGTGGGCACGGGGACGTTCTGGTCAGGCATGGTGGATTATGTCGGCGGCACGGATGCGGCCACAGTTTTGACAAATATCGAGAATAGTTGGCCCGATTAA
- a CDS encoding ABC transporter, ATPase subunit, with product MAKHNQVQFWQKAPIHIALLAIAFLWTLPSVGLLISSFRQREAMLATGWWTVFQHPFELTQYHLENYVNVLQAQGMGQAFLNSLTIAIPATVIPIAIACFAAYAFAWMEFPGRQFLFILVVCLLVVPLQTTLIPILRAYRDFGLSNSFLGVWLAHAGYGLPLGIYLLRNYIGELPKDLIEAAQVDGASHLKIFTKLIVPLSMPAIASFAVFQFLWVWNDLLVALVYLGTTNDVAPVTIQLSNLVGSRGQDWHLLTAGAFISMVVPLAVFFSLQRYFVRGILAGSVKS from the coding sequence ATGGCAAAACACAATCAAGTTCAATTTTGGCAAAAAGCCCCGATTCACATCGCTTTGTTGGCGATCGCCTTTCTCTGGACATTGCCCTCGGTGGGGCTCCTGATCAGTTCCTTTCGACAACGGGAGGCGATGCTGGCGACAGGATGGTGGACAGTATTTCAACACCCCTTTGAACTGACTCAATATCACCTTGAGAATTATGTAAATGTGTTGCAAGCCCAGGGCATGGGCCAGGCTTTTTTGAATAGTTTAACGATCGCCATTCCGGCGACGGTGATTCCCATTGCGATCGCCTGTTTTGCTGCCTATGCTTTCGCTTGGATGGAATTTCCGGGGCGACAGTTTCTTTTTATCTTGGTGGTTTGTCTGTTGGTAGTCCCCCTGCAAACGACCTTAATTCCGATTTTGCGCGCCTATCGAGATTTTGGCCTGTCTAACAGTTTTCTGGGGGTATGGCTCGCCCATGCCGGCTATGGATTACCCCTGGGGATTTATCTATTGCGCAACTATATCGGCGAGCTGCCCAAAGATTTGATCGAAGCGGCCCAGGTGGATGGAGCATCCCATCTGAAAATTTTCACAAAACTGATCGTGCCCCTCTCAATGCCGGCGATCGCCTCCTTTGCGGTGTTCCAATTTCTCTGGGTTTGGAATGATTTACTCGTTGCCCTGGTATATCTCGGCACCACCAACGATGTCGCCCCTGTGACGATCCAGCTCAGTAATCTCGTAGGCTCCCGGGGCCAAGACTGGCATTTGCTCACCGCTGGGGCCTTTATTTCGATGGTTGTTCCCCTCGCGGTTTTCTTTAGCCTACAGCGCTATTTCGTGCGGGGAATTTTGGCAGGTTCGGTGAAGTCTTAG
- a CDS encoding TPR domain containing protein, producing MDQEFLPVFYLSILVALLGGLAFFLFRQVLKTRRVENTFSNLQAQLKDGKGTAKEYYELGSLYLDKKLYVQAAQLLQKALKVDDELEPENQALIYNALGYAYFAQEQYDLAIRQYKAALKELPDYVTALNNLANIYEKKQMTAKALETYELALQAEPENKTAKKRAESLRKRFVAP from the coding sequence ATGGATCAAGAGTTTTTACCCGTTTTCTATCTATCGATCCTCGTTGCCCTACTGGGAGGATTGGCTTTTTTCCTGTTCCGCCAAGTGCTCAAGACCCGGCGCGTCGAAAATACATTCTCGAATTTACAGGCCCAGCTCAAGGATGGCAAAGGCACAGCAAAAGAATATTATGAGTTGGGTAGCCTTTATCTCGATAAGAAACTCTATGTCCAAGCGGCACAGCTGCTGCAAAAAGCCCTCAAGGTTGATGATGAGCTAGAGCCAGAAAACCAGGCGCTCATCTACAACGCCCTCGGCTATGCCTATTTCGCTCAAGAGCAGTATGATTTGGCCATTCGTCAGTATAAAGCTGCCCTCAAAGAGCTCCCGGATTATGTGACAGCCCTTAATAACCTCGCCAATATCTACGAAAAGAAGCAAATGACGGCCAAGGCTCTAGAAACCTATGAGCTCGCTCTACAAGCGGAACCCGAAAATAAGACAGCAAAAAAGCGGGCTGAATCTTTGCGTAAGCGTTTCGTTGCTCCATAA
- the glnH gene encoding glutamine-binding protein encodes MGRHKFAIGLAIATVYLLRSPLLVRATPLERIQQRGVLRVAVKDNVRPLGFRDDQGNLQGLEIDIAHQLAAELLGDRLAVELIPLSNQERLDAVLTGEVDLVIAQLGFNASRQRLVNFSPYYYLDGLGFVSKNPRLTAAHQITNQRILVLEGSEAIAAVRAYFPNATLVGVASYGEALQRLENDEAELFAGDHSVLTGWIQQYPSYQLLPAWLVGNPLAIAYPKGRQHQSLNQALHRTLNNWQNNGWLTERINHWGLP; translated from the coding sequence ATGGGCCGCCATAAATTCGCGATTGGACTGGCGATCGCCACGGTTTATCTTTTGCGATCGCCTCTTCTGGTCAGGGCAACTCCTTTGGAGAGGATCCAACAGCGGGGAGTGCTGCGGGTAGCGGTGAAAGACAATGTGCGCCCCCTCGGTTTTCGGGACGACCAGGGCAACTTGCAGGGTTTGGAAATTGATATTGCCCACCAACTAGCGGCAGAGCTGTTAGGCGATCGCCTGGCGGTAGAATTAATTCCCCTCAGCAACCAAGAGCGCCTTGATGCGGTTTTGACGGGGGAAGTAGATTTAGTGATCGCCCAGTTGGGGTTTAATGCTTCCCGGCAGCGACTCGTGAACTTTAGCCCTTACTATTACCTAGATGGCCTTGGGTTTGTGTCGAAAAATCCCCGCTTGACCGCCGCCCATCAAATTACCAATCAACGGATTCTGGTGCTAGAAGGCTCTGAGGCGATCGCCGCCGTACGCGCCTATTTTCCCAATGCGACTTTGGTGGGGGTCGCTTCCTATGGTGAAGCATTACAGCGCCTCGAAAACGACGAAGCCGAACTGTTTGCCGGCGATCACTCTGTGCTGACGGGCTGGATTCAACAATATCCCAGCTACCAACTGTTACCCGCTTGGTTAGTGGGAAATCCCTTGGCGATCGCCTATCCCAAAGGCCGCCAACACCAGAGCCTCAACCAAGCCCTTCATCGCACTCTCAACAATTGGCAAAATAACGGCTGGTTAACGGAACGTATCAATCATTGGGGCCTACCCTAG